The nucleotide sequence GCCGACTCGAGGTCGGCGATGACGATCTTCGTCATGCCCATCATCGCCTGCATCGCGGCCTGGGCGACGACCGGATCGGAGTCGCCCATCAGCTCGGGCAGGCGCGTCGGCACGATCTGCCACGCCATGCCGAACCGGTCGAACAGCCAGCCGCACTGGCTCTCGCGGCCGTCGCCGGCGGTGAGGGAGTCCCAGTAGTGGTCGACCTCGGCCTGGTCGGCGCACGAGACCATGAACGACACCGACTCGTGGAACGGCACCTCGTAGCCGTTGATCAGAGTCCAGGTCTGGCCGCCCATCTCGAGCGTCGCCGCCAGGAGCTTCCCGTCGGGGTAGCGGCTGCGATCGGTCACGATCGCATCCGGGAAGATGCCGCAGTAGTAGTCGAGCGCCTCTTCGGCACGGTCGCCGTAGAGGAGGGCTGGGGAGATCTTCGACATGGTCACCTCGCTGGTCGCGGTCGTCGCCCGCCGCGTCGAGCGAGCCCGGGGACATCCTCGTCCGCCGTGAAGGCAACGATGCCACGATGGGAGCATGACCGGCGACCCCGTCCTCACCGATCGCGCCACCGCCTGCCTCACCGGGCTGGCGATCGGTGACGCCCTCGGCATGCCGACCCAGTCGATGTCGCGCGGCATGATCCTCCGCGACCACGGCCGCATCACCGATTTCGTCGACGCCGGCCCGCACCAGCGGATCGCCGCCGGCATGACCGCGGGCAGCGTCACCGACGACACCGAGCAGGCCCTCCTGCTCGCCCGGCTGATCGTGGACGGCCACGGTGTCGTCGACCCGCTGGAGTTCGCCGACCGCCTCGTCGAGTGGGAGCGCGGCATGCAGGCCCGCGGCTCCCTCGACCTGCTCGGCCCGTCGACGAAGGCCGCCGTGCAGAAGATCCTCGACGGCGTGCCCGCCTCCGAGGCCGGGAAGACCGGCACGACCAATGGCGCCGCCATGCGCATCGCACCCGTCGGCATCGCCACGCCCGTCCACGACCTCGAGGCCCTCGTCGACGCGGTGGAGGAGGCCAGCGCGGTCACCCACAACACGGGCCTCGGCATCGCGGGAGCATCGGCCGTCGCCGCCGCGATCAGCGCGGGGCTCGACGGCGCGGGGGTCGAGGAGGCTCTCGACGCGGCCACCGACGCCGCCGCGATCGGGGCGACCCGCGGCTCCTGGGTCGTCGGTGGGAACGTCGCCGCCCGGATCGCCTGGGCTCGGGCGTTTCTCGCCGGAATCCCTGCCGACGAGCGCCTCGGCGCCGTCTACGACGTGATCGGCACGTCGGTCGCCTCGCAGGAGTCGGTGGTCGCCGCGCTCGCCCTCGTCTCGATCGAGCAGGAGCCGTGGGTCACCCTGGGCGACGCCGCCTCCGTCGGCGGCGACACCGACACGATCG is from Frondihabitans australicus and encodes:
- a CDS encoding ADP-ribosylglycohydrolase family protein; this translates as MTGDPVLTDRATACLTGLAIGDALGMPTQSMSRGMILRDHGRITDFVDAGPHQRIAAGMTAGSVTDDTEQALLLARLIVDGHGVVDPLEFADRLVEWERGMQARGSLDLLGPSTKAAVQKILDGVPASEAGKTGTTNGAAMRIAPVGIATPVHDLEALVDAVEEASAVTHNTGLGIAGASAVAAAISAGLDGAGVEEALDAATDAAAIGATRGSWVVGGNVAARIAWARAFLAGIPADERLGAVYDVIGTSVASQESVVAALALVSIEQEPWVTLGDAASVGGDTDTIGAMAGAVLGAIHGSSVWPGAAVDTVTRVNALDLAPLVDGLLVIRGRRAGRGLS
- a CDS encoding VOC family protein produces the protein MSKISPALLYGDRAEEALDYYCGIFPDAIVTDRSRYPDGKLLAATLEMGGQTWTLINGYEVPFHESVSFMVSCADQAEVDHYWDSLTAGDGRESQCGWLFDRFGMAWQIVPTRLPELMGDSDPVVAQAAMQAMMGMTKIVIADLESAVEAAVAASGAGS